In Sinorhizobium mexicanum, one DNA window encodes the following:
- a CDS encoding hemolysin family protein, translating to MSGSDGSILDYLGILAVFLLVGANGFFVAAEFSLVSVRRSRVAELVAQKRMNASALQHAVDNLDANLAATQLGITISSLALGWVGEPALAHLIAPLLTVLPAAWASVGSHAIAVAVSFIIITALHIVLGELAPKSLALQRSEGTALAVVRPLALFLFLLRPAILSLNGLGNLVLRLVGLRPGAGEASLHSPTELKLLVAESQEAGLLDAAQQELVERIFSIGDRRISDFMTPRIEIDWIDADDSQEEILRTIRECHHEQLLIGRGNIDYPLGMVLKKDLLDQLLDHRPLDVLGVIREPLILHESTAVFRVLEKFKSAPVRLAAIIDEYGSLEGIVTQTDLLEAIAGDLPDTETVEPDIVVREDGSMLIEGMMAAHDAFERLGFHDRPEGDFHTIAGFALQVLGHLPHVGESFDFEGWRFEIVDMDGMRIDKLLALRIG from the coding sequence ATGTCCGGTTCCGATGGCAGTATTCTCGATTATCTCGGGATATTGGCCGTGTTTCTGCTTGTCGGCGCGAATGGCTTTTTCGTCGCCGCCGAGTTTTCGCTCGTTTCAGTCCGCCGCAGCCGCGTGGCGGAACTGGTCGCGCAAAAGCGCATGAACGCGAGCGCGCTCCAACATGCCGTCGATAATCTCGATGCCAACCTGGCGGCCACCCAGCTTGGGATCACGATATCGTCCCTGGCGCTAGGATGGGTCGGCGAACCCGCGCTCGCCCATCTGATCGCGCCGTTGCTGACGGTCTTGCCTGCGGCCTGGGCATCGGTCGGATCGCACGCGATCGCCGTCGCGGTCTCCTTCATCATAATCACGGCGCTGCATATCGTGCTGGGCGAACTGGCACCGAAGAGCCTGGCATTGCAGCGCAGCGAGGGCACGGCGCTGGCCGTCGTCCGTCCGCTCGCGCTGTTCCTGTTTCTGCTGCGCCCGGCGATCCTCTCCCTTAACGGCCTCGGCAATCTCGTGCTTCGATTGGTCGGTCTGCGCCCAGGTGCCGGCGAGGCATCGCTGCATTCCCCGACCGAGCTGAAGCTTTTGGTGGCCGAAAGCCAGGAAGCCGGGCTTCTCGATGCCGCCCAGCAGGAACTGGTGGAGCGGATCTTCAGCATCGGCGATCGGAGGATTTCCGACTTCATGACGCCCCGGATCGAGATCGACTGGATCGACGCAGACGACAGCCAGGAGGAGATCCTCAGGACGATCAGGGAATGTCACCACGAGCAGCTTCTGATCGGCAGGGGCAACATCGACTATCCGCTGGGTATGGTGCTCAAGAAGGACCTGCTCGACCAATTGCTCGACCATCGGCCACTGGACGTCCTTGGTGTTATTCGGGAGCCGCTGATCCTGCACGAATCGACGGCCGTCTTCCGCGTGCTCGAGAAATTCAAGAGTGCCCCCGTGCGCCTGGCCGCCATCATCGACGAGTACGGCAGCCTCGAGGGGATCGTCACCCAGACAGACCTGTTGGAGGCAATTGCGGGCGACCTGCCGGATACGGAAACCGTCGAGCCCGACATCGTGGTGCGCGAGGACGGCAGCATGCTGATCGAGGGCATGATGGCCGCGCACGATGCCTTCGAGAGGCTGGGCTTCCACGATCGCCCGGAGGGCGACTTCCACACGATCGCTGGCTTCGCACTGCAGGTCCTTGGCCATCTCCCGCATGTGGGCGAGAGCTTCGATTTCGAGGGCTGGCGCTTCGAAATCGTAGACATGGACGGCATGCGCATCGACAAGCTCCTGGCGTTGCGGATTGGCTGA
- a CDS encoding sugar kinase, whose product MPKTFLSIGECMIELSQAGDGHLKKGFAGDSFNTAWYARAFLGDDWRVSYFTALGTDRLSDEMLAFMSGAGIASDHVRRIEGRNPGMYMIHLKDGERSFQYWRETSAARLLAEDRDWLRAAIDSAELIYFSGITLAILSPDDRARLLDEIGRARELGKIVAFDPNLRPRLWQDTETMCAVVSDGARVATMVFPSFDDERSYFGDADRQATVSRYRELGAELVVVKDGANGITIGDTGSHIDVPAHPADPVRDTTSAGDSFNGAFLAMHLRGQPTRDAGAFAAKVAARVIEQPGALIGSEHLPQPEVA is encoded by the coding sequence ATGCCAAAGACATTTCTCTCGATCGGCGAATGCATGATCGAACTTTCACAGGCCGGCGACGGCCATCTCAAGAAGGGTTTCGCGGGCGATAGCTTCAATACGGCGTGGTATGCCCGCGCCTTTCTCGGCGACGACTGGCGGGTAAGCTACTTCACGGCACTCGGAACGGACAGGCTTTCCGACGAAATGCTCGCCTTCATGAGCGGCGCCGGCATCGCCAGCGATCACGTGCGCCGCATCGAGGGGCGCAATCCCGGCATGTACATGATCCACCTGAAGGACGGCGAGCGCAGCTTCCAATATTGGCGGGAAACATCTGCGGCGAGACTTCTGGCCGAAGATCGCGACTGGCTGCGCGCGGCGATCGACAGCGCCGAACTCATCTATTTCTCCGGCATCACGCTCGCGATCCTCTCGCCCGACGATCGGGCCCGCCTGCTGGACGAAATCGGCCGGGCACGCGAATTGGGAAAGATCGTCGCGTTCGATCCGAACCTGCGGCCACGGCTGTGGCAAGACACCGAGACGATGTGCGCCGTGGTTTCGGACGGCGCGCGCGTGGCGACGATGGTCTTCCCGAGCTTCGACGACGAGCGCAGCTATTTCGGCGACGCTGATCGTCAAGCGACGGTGAGCCGTTACCGCGAACTCGGCGCGGAGCTTGTCGTGGTCAAGGACGGCGCGAACGGCATAACGATCGGCGATACCGGATCACACATCGATGTACCCGCCCATCCCGCCGACCCGGTCAGGGACACGACCAGCGCCGGCGACAGCTTCAACGGGGCCTTCCTGGCGATGCATCTGCGGGGACAGCCCACTCGGGACGCCGGGGCGTTCGCCGCAAAGGTCGCCGCACGCGTCATAGAGCAGCCCGGCGCCCTCATCGGATCGGAACATTTGCCGCAACCGGAAGTGGCCTGA
- a CDS encoding sulfate ABC transporter substrate-binding protein, translating into MGSNRLTGMMKLALVVGSLQLGSIGLAQADTTILNVSYDPTRELYKEVNAAFAEKWKADTGETVTIQTSHGGSGKQARSVIDGLEADVVTLALEADIDAIAKESGKIPADWKTRFANNSSPYTSTIVFLVRKGNPKGIKDWGDLVKEDIQVITPNPKTSGGARWNFLAAWAWARAANGGDDAKAQEYVAQLFKHVPVLDTGARGATTTFVQRGLGDVLLAWENEAYLSLEELGPDNFEIVTPSISIKAEPPVALVDGNVDSKGTRKVAEAYLNYLYSDVGQKLAAKHYYRPFKPELADPKDTARFADVKLVTIDEFGGWKEAQPKFFADGGIFDQIYKPGQ; encoded by the coding sequence ATGGGCTCGAATAGACTTACCGGAATGATGAAACTAGCGCTTGTGGTCGGCAGCCTGCAGCTTGGCTCCATTGGCCTCGCTCAAGCGGATACAACGATCCTGAACGTTTCCTATGATCCCACTCGGGAGCTCTACAAGGAAGTCAATGCGGCCTTCGCCGAAAAATGGAAGGCCGATACCGGCGAGACGGTGACGATCCAGACCTCTCATGGCGGCTCCGGCAAACAGGCGCGGTCGGTGATCGACGGCCTCGAGGCAGACGTCGTGACGCTGGCGCTTGAAGCCGATATCGACGCGATCGCCAAGGAGAGCGGGAAAATTCCGGCCGACTGGAAGACCCGCTTCGCAAACAACAGCTCTCCCTACACCTCGACCATCGTTTTCCTCGTTCGCAAGGGCAATCCCAAAGGCATCAAGGATTGGGGCGATCTCGTCAAGGAAGACATCCAGGTGATCACCCCCAACCCGAAGACCTCGGGTGGTGCGCGCTGGAACTTCCTTGCAGCCTGGGCCTGGGCACGGGCCGCCAATGGCGGCGACGATGCCAAGGCGCAGGAGTATGTGGCGCAGTTGTTCAAGCACGTGCCGGTTCTCGACACGGGCGCACGCGGCGCGACGACAACCTTCGTCCAGCGGGGCCTCGGCGACGTGCTGCTCGCCTGGGAAAATGAAGCCTACCTCTCGCTTGAAGAACTTGGACCAGACAATTTCGAGATCGTGACGCCATCGATCTCGATCAAGGCCGAGCCGCCGGTCGCACTTGTGGACGGCAACGTCGACAGCAAGGGCACGAGAAAAGTGGCCGAAGCCTACCTGAATTACCTCTACAGCGATGTCGGCCAGAAGCTGGCCGCCAAGCACTACTATCGGCCCTTCAAGCCGGAGCTCGCGGACCCCAAGGACACGGCGCGCTTTGCGGATGTGAAGCTGGTCACTATTGACGAATTCGGCGGTTGGAAGGAAGCTCAGCCGAAGTTCTTCGCCGACGGCGGAATTTTCGACCAGATCTACAAGCCGGGACAATAA
- the cysT gene encoding sulfate ABC transporter permease subunit CysT has translation MAFRSSRRWQFRQPSVIPGFGLALGVTLTWLTLIVLIPLSGLIWRSSGLGWSKFFALASDQRTVNALTISFGTAFVAAVINLFFGVVLAWVLVRYRFPGKRVIDAMVDLPFALPTAVAGIALTALYAPNGWIGSLLAPLGIKIAFTPAGIVVALVFVGLPFVVRTVQPIMEEIDKEVEEAAATLGASRFQTISRVLLPGLLPAGLTGFALAFARGVGEYGSVIFIAGNLPYVSEIAPLLIIIRLEEFNYPAATAIAAVMLLLSFIMLLVINTIQSWSRRRYGYGA, from the coding sequence ATGGCCTTTCGCAGCAGCAGGCGATGGCAGTTTCGGCAGCCGAGCGTCATTCCGGGTTTCGGATTGGCGCTCGGCGTCACGCTGACATGGCTCACCCTCATCGTACTCATTCCGCTTTCCGGGCTCATCTGGCGCTCGAGCGGCCTTGGCTGGTCGAAGTTCTTCGCCCTGGCATCTGACCAGCGGACCGTCAACGCTTTGACGATCAGCTTCGGCACTGCTTTCGTGGCCGCGGTAATCAACCTCTTTTTCGGCGTCGTGCTTGCCTGGGTGCTCGTTCGCTATCGGTTTCCCGGAAAGCGCGTCATCGACGCCATGGTCGATCTGCCGTTCGCGCTGCCGACCGCGGTTGCCGGCATTGCGCTAACGGCGCTCTATGCACCGAACGGCTGGATCGGTTCGCTTCTTGCACCCCTCGGCATCAAGATCGCCTTCACGCCCGCCGGCATCGTCGTGGCCCTCGTCTTCGTCGGCCTGCCCTTCGTGGTCAGAACGGTTCAGCCGATCATGGAGGAAATCGACAAGGAGGTGGAGGAAGCGGCCGCAACGCTTGGCGCCAGCCGCTTTCAGACGATCAGCCGCGTTCTGCTGCCGGGCCTTCTTCCGGCCGGGCTGACGGGCTTCGCGCTCGCCTTTGCACGTGGCGTCGGCGAATACGGCTCCGTCATCTTCATCGCCGGCAACCTGCCTTACGTCTCGGAGATCGCGCCGCTCCTGATCATCATTCGCCTTGAGGAGTTCAACTATCCGGCGGCAACCGCGATCGCCGCGGTGATGCTGCTCCTTTCTTTCATCATGCTGCTGGTCATCAACACGATCCAGTCCTGGAGCAGACGGAGATACGGTTATGGCGCATGA
- the cysW gene encoding sulfate ABC transporter permease subunit CysW — translation MAHDVGSASIAAPSNLVRAATSETRFARMTLIVVALGFVALFLLLPLATVFIEAFRKGPAEFLSALRDAETFSAIRLTLLVAAIAVPLNLVFGVAAAWAIAKFEFKGKAFLTTLIDLPFSVSPVISGLVFVLLFGSHSLLGPILQRYGIQILFAVPALVLATVFVTFPFVARELIPLMQEQGTSDEEAALSLGATGWQTFWHVTLPNIKWGLLYGVLLCNARAMGEFGAVSVVSGHIRGQTNTMPLQVEILYNEYNFVAAFAVAALLALLALVTLVLKTALELRYSDEIAASRRH, via the coding sequence ATGGCGCATGATGTCGGTTCCGCGTCGATTGCGGCGCCATCAAATCTGGTGAGGGCGGCGACCTCGGAGACGCGGTTCGCACGCATGACGCTGATCGTGGTTGCTCTCGGTTTCGTCGCGCTTTTCCTGCTGCTGCCGCTTGCCACCGTGTTTATCGAGGCGTTCCGCAAGGGACCGGCGGAGTTCCTCTCGGCGCTGCGTGACGCGGAGACCTTTTCCGCCATTCGCCTGACGTTGCTGGTTGCCGCGATCGCCGTGCCGCTCAATCTCGTCTTCGGGGTGGCGGCCGCCTGGGCGATCGCCAAGTTCGAGTTCAAGGGCAAGGCGTTCCTGACGACCTTGATCGACCTGCCCTTCTCGGTGTCGCCCGTGATTTCGGGCCTTGTCTTCGTGCTGCTCTTCGGGTCGCACAGCCTGCTCGGCCCTATCCTGCAACGCTATGGCATCCAGATCCTCTTTGCCGTGCCTGCGCTGGTGCTTGCAACTGTCTTCGTCACCTTCCCCTTCGTCGCGCGCGAACTCATCCCGCTGATGCAGGAACAGGGTACCAGCGACGAGGAAGCGGCATTGTCGCTCGGCGCCACCGGCTGGCAAACCTTCTGGCATGTGACGCTGCCCAACATCAAATGGGGCCTGCTTTACGGCGTACTTCTCTGCAACGCCCGCGCCATGGGTGAGTTCGGTGCCGTCTCCGTCGTTTCCGGCCATATTCGCGGCCAAACGAACACCATGCCGTTGCAGGTGGAAATCCTCTATAATGAGTACAATTTCGTCGCCGCCTTTGCAGTGGCGGCGCTCCTTGCGCTCCTGGCGCTGGTAACGCTCGTCCTGAAGACGGCACTTGAACTTCGATACAGCGACGAGATCGCTGCCAGCCGCAGGCATTGA
- a CDS encoding sulfate/molybdate ABC transporter ATP-binding protein, whose product MEVRVQNIRKEFGRFPALDDVSLDIRSGELIALLGPSGSGKTTLLRLVAGLESPTGGMIFFGDEDASKKSVQERNIGFVFQHYALFRHMTVLDNVAFGLKVRPANRRPPAAEIRRRALDLLDLVQLSGLEKRYPAQLSGGQRQRVALARAMAVEPNVLLLDEPFGALDAQVRKELRRWLREIHDRTGHTTIFVTHDQEEALELADRIVVMSNGAIEQVGTPDEIYDYPVSPFVYGFIGQSNCLNVTLSSGEIWFEDRPIGLRAASEPDGSATLYFRPHDIELIDGCGGCLAGLVTGSRRVAGTRHLELDLGRTHPAVEIELPPERATAADHARIAFRPTKWKLFRKDEALPEVKPRVEIPTGELARTGT is encoded by the coding sequence ATGGAAGTCCGCGTCCAGAACATACGCAAGGAATTCGGCCGCTTCCCGGCGCTCGACGACGTGTCGCTCGATATTCGGTCCGGCGAACTAATCGCGTTGCTTGGCCCGTCCGGCTCGGGAAAGACCACATTGCTGCGGCTCGTCGCCGGACTCGAGAGCCCGACCGGAGGCATGATCTTCTTCGGCGACGAGGATGCATCGAAGAAGAGCGTACAGGAGCGAAACATCGGTTTCGTCTTCCAGCACTATGCCCTCTTCCGGCACATGACGGTGCTTGACAACGTCGCCTTCGGGCTGAAGGTACGGCCTGCCAACCGTCGGCCGCCGGCCGCCGAAATCCGCCGCCGGGCCCTCGATCTGCTCGATCTCGTGCAGCTCTCCGGCCTCGAAAAGCGCTATCCGGCCCAGCTTTCCGGCGGCCAGCGCCAGCGCGTGGCACTCGCGCGCGCCATGGCGGTCGAGCCCAACGTGCTGCTGCTCGACGAGCCCTTCGGAGCGCTCGACGCCCAGGTGCGCAAGGAGTTGAGACGCTGGCTCAGGGAGATCCACGACCGAACCGGCCACACCACGATCTTCGTCACCCACGACCAGGAGGAAGCCCTGGAGCTTGCCGACCGCATCGTCGTGATGAGCAATGGCGCGATCGAACAGGTCGGAACCCCCGACGAAATCTACGACTATCCGGTCTCGCCTTTCGTCTACGGCTTCATCGGCCAGTCCAATTGCCTCAACGTGACGCTTTCCAGTGGCGAAATCTGGTTTGAAGACCGACCGATCGGATTGCGCGCAGCGAGCGAACCCGACGGTTCGGCCACCCTCTACTTCCGCCCGCATGACATCGAGCTCATCGATGGCTGCGGCGGCTGTCTGGCTGGCCTCGTGACAGGCAGCCGCCGCGTGGCCGGAACGCGCCATCTCGAACTCGATCTCGGCCGTACGCACCCGGCCGTGGAGATCGAGCTGCCGCCGGAGCGCGCGACCGCGGCCGATCACGCCCGCATCGCCTTCAGGCCGACCAAATGGAAGCTCTTCCGCAAGGACGAAGCGCTGCCGGAAGTCAAGCCGAGGGTCGAAATTCCCACCGGCGAACTGGCGCGCACGGGCACGTAA
- a CDS encoding FAD-binding oxidoreductase, translating into MSVIEDLTRSLGEAVVLTGDRIAERHRSDASLTGRSLPKAVLRPASVAEVAAALRICDGHRQSVVPQGGMTGLAGGANPAACDIVISMERLSGIEEIDAAAATMTVLAGTPLEVAQRAAEDAGFLLPIDLGARGSCQIGGNLATNAGGIRVIRNGVARDNVLGIEVVLADGTVVSSLNKMIKNNTGYDLRQFFIGSEGTLGIITRAVLRLRPLPAGRLTALCALDSYADVVALLKRAQRALSGLSAFEAMWESYFRFNCEAEGRQFFETSPAFAAIIEQDSRGQDGEREQFEAFLGQALEDGLIGDALVAQSEKEAQAFWRVREGHAMDRLLPSLVNLDLSLPIGDIGRFAEECGRALSARFPPAHVSFFGHVGDSNLHIAFSVPDAAQETAHQVDAIVYPLVAAYDGSISAEHGIGTLKRDFLDHSRSEAELDVMRRIKHALDPNGILNPGKVLR; encoded by the coding sequence ATGTCGGTTATCGAAGATCTGACGCGATCGCTCGGCGAGGCGGTCGTGCTGACCGGCGACCGGATCGCGGAACGCCATCGCAGCGACGCCAGCCTTACCGGACGCAGCCTGCCCAAGGCCGTCCTTCGCCCCGCAAGCGTGGCGGAGGTTGCCGCAGCACTCAGGATTTGCGACGGCCATCGTCAAAGCGTGGTGCCGCAAGGCGGCATGACAGGACTCGCCGGCGGCGCCAACCCCGCCGCCTGCGACATCGTCATATCGATGGAGCGGCTTTCCGGCATCGAGGAGATCGACGCGGCGGCCGCGACGATGACCGTACTTGCCGGCACACCGCTTGAAGTCGCGCAACGCGCGGCCGAAGATGCGGGTTTCCTGCTCCCGATAGATCTCGGCGCACGCGGCTCGTGCCAGATCGGCGGCAATCTCGCCACCAATGCCGGCGGTATCCGCGTCATCCGCAACGGTGTCGCCCGTGACAATGTGCTGGGCATCGAGGTCGTGCTTGCCGACGGCACGGTGGTCTCTTCGCTCAACAAGATGATCAAGAACAATACCGGCTACGACCTCCGGCAATTTTTCATCGGTTCGGAGGGCACGCTCGGCATCATCACCCGCGCCGTGCTGCGCCTGCGCCCGTTGCCGGCCGGACGGCTGACGGCACTTTGTGCGCTCGACAGCTACGCGGACGTCGTCGCCTTGCTGAAGCGCGCTCAGCGGGCGCTTTCCGGTCTCTCCGCGTTCGAAGCCATGTGGGAGAGCTACTTCCGCTTCAATTGCGAGGCGGAAGGACGGCAATTTTTCGAAACCTCTCCGGCCTTCGCCGCGATCATCGAACAGGACAGCCGCGGACAGGACGGCGAACGCGAGCAATTTGAGGCCTTCCTCGGACAGGCCCTTGAAGACGGCTTGATCGGCGATGCGCTGGTCGCCCAGTCGGAGAAGGAGGCCCAGGCCTTCTGGCGCGTGCGTGAAGGCCATGCCATGGACAGGCTGCTGCCTTCCCTCGTCAATCTCGATCTCAGTTTGCCGATCGGCGATATCGGCCGCTTTGCCGAGGAATGCGGCAGGGCGCTTTCCGCCCGGTTCCCCCCGGCACATGTCTCCTTCTTCGGCCACGTCGGCGACAGCAATCTCCATATCGCCTTTTCCGTTCCGGACGCGGCTCAGGAGACCGCGCATCAGGTCGATGCGATCGTCTACCCGCTTGTCGCCGCCTACGACGGATCGATCTCTGCCGAACACGGGATCGGCACCTTGAAGCGCGACTTCCTCGACCACTCCCGCAGCGAGGCCGAGTTGGACGTCATGCGCCGTATCAAGCATGCCCTCGACCCGAACGGCATCCTCAATCCCGGCAAAGTGCTGCGCTAA
- a CDS encoding L-2-amino-thiazoline-4-carboxylic acid hydrolase, which translates to MTDEQSDSRSAMDGELGILARRKIEAGIIAPIYEVMREKIGEALAQSIIDTAITRAAIDAGKAFAAKTPGGTSLRTFQELQDLWTQDDALTIEVVRATDEEFHYNVLRCRYAETYREMGLGHIGHLLSCNRDGVFCTGYDPRIKLERTQTVMQGASHCDFKYRLNKTAEPSSK; encoded by the coding sequence ATGACCGACGAACAAAGCGACTCCAGATCGGCAATGGACGGAGAGCTCGGCATTCTTGCCAGACGCAAGATCGAGGCGGGGATCATCGCGCCGATCTATGAGGTCATGCGCGAGAAGATCGGTGAGGCGCTCGCCCAATCCATCATCGATACCGCGATCACCCGCGCTGCCATCGACGCCGGCAAGGCCTTTGCCGCAAAAACGCCCGGCGGAACCAGTCTGCGGACGTTTCAGGAGTTGCAGGATCTCTGGACCCAGGACGACGCGCTGACGATCGAGGTCGTCCGCGCGACGGACGAGGAGTTCCATTACAATGTGCTGCGCTGTCGCTACGCCGAGACCTATCGGGAAATGGGTCTCGGGCATATCGGGCATCTTCTGTCCTGTAACCGGGACGGCGTATTCTGCACGGGCTACGATCCGCGCATCAAGCTGGAGCGCACCCAGACGGTGATGCAGGGCGCATCCCATTGCGACTTCAAATATCGCCTCAACAAGACCGCGGAACCGTCCTCCAAATAG
- a CDS encoding RES family NAD+ phosphorylase, with the protein MRKSVSGFPSASRSNLEPPAEPMPLWRAFVPRWAHVPLSGEGAARFGGRWNPVGMPTIYAARELSTAWAEYNQGFVQHPALIVRLELYDALLADLTDANVLAELGLTDAIHRCEWRDGLDRGVVPQTHEVQADLSAREFHGVIYPSYMSPGGTCVALWRWNGAGGPRLEVIDPEGRLPKSPASWL; encoded by the coding sequence ATGAGGAAAAGTGTGAGCGGTTTTCCGTCCGCATCCCGCTCCAACTTAGAGCCGCCTGCCGAGCCGATGCCGCTCTGGCGCGCCTTCGTGCCGCGGTGGGCCCATGTCCCGCTTTCCGGCGAAGGCGCGGCGCGCTTCGGCGGCAGATGGAATCCGGTGGGCATGCCGACGATCTATGCCGCGCGCGAACTTTCGACGGCCTGGGCGGAATACAATCAGGGTTTCGTGCAGCATCCGGCGCTGATCGTGCGGCTCGAGCTTTACGATGCGCTGCTTGCCGATCTCACGGACGCCAATGTTCTTGCGGAGCTTGGCCTGACGGATGCCATCCATCGATGCGAATGGCGAGACGGCCTCGACAGGGGCGTGGTGCCGCAAACCCACGAGGTGCAGGCGGATCTCTCGGCCCGGGAGTTTCATGGCGTGATCTACCCGTCTTACATGTCGCCCGGCGGCACCTGCGTCGCGCTCTGGCGCTGGAACGGCGCGGGTGGGCCACGCCTTGAGGTCATAGATCCGGAAGGCAGGCTGCCGAAATCGCCGGCCTCCTGGCTCTAG
- a CDS encoding DUF2384 domain-containing protein has protein sequence MVALNLEIPAARFGEDHSPFLSARLVADRLGVTLAELAKLIGVARNTLTAKTGARKVDSALSKVVRILAMASEMAGDEARAVIWFKHQPIPGWAGKTAFDLVGEGKADKVLAYLEAVRAGVYA, from the coding sequence ATGGTCGCCCTCAACCTGGAAATTCCCGCCGCCCGCTTCGGGGAGGATCACTCCCCGTTTCTGTCGGCGCGTCTCGTCGCCGACCGTCTGGGCGTAACGCTTGCCGAACTCGCCAAGCTGATTGGCGTCGCGCGGAACACGCTGACGGCCAAGACGGGTGCCCGCAAGGTCGATAGCGCATTGAGCAAGGTCGTCCGCATCCTCGCCATGGCTTCCGAAATGGCGGGTGACGAGGCCCGTGCCGTCATCTGGTTCAAGCACCAGCCGATTCCCGGCTGGGCCGGAAAGACGGCGTTCGATCTCGTCGGCGAAGGCAAGGCCGACAAGGTTCTCGCTTACCTGGAAGCTGTTCGCGCCGGCGTCTACGCCTAG
- a CDS encoding crotonase/enoyl-CoA hydratase family protein, giving the protein MTEQTIRCTVDKRGIARLTLARPQKHNAFSAAMIGELTDAAVRLGDDKAVRVVILDGEGKSFCAGADLDWMRQQFDADRQERIAEATRLAMMFKALNEMPKPLIARVHGNTFGGGVGLMSVCDAVVAAAGAKFGLTEARLGLIPATISPYVVARIGEGRARPLFMSARIFGAEEALAAGLATVVVDDGRLDAAVDAEIAPYLAAAPQAAGRAKRLARSLGMPITDAVIAATIEQLADTWETEEAREGVSAFFDRRTPSWQ; this is encoded by the coding sequence ATGACTGAGCAAACGATCCGGTGCACGGTCGACAAGCGGGGCATCGCCCGCCTGACACTGGCCCGTCCACAAAAGCACAACGCGTTTTCCGCCGCGATGATCGGCGAACTCACTGATGCGGCGGTCCGGCTTGGCGATGACAAGGCGGTCCGTGTCGTCATTCTCGACGGCGAGGGGAAGAGCTTTTGTGCCGGCGCGGATCTCGATTGGATGCGCCAGCAGTTTGACGCGGACCGGCAGGAGCGGATCGCCGAAGCGACGCGTCTGGCGATGATGTTCAAGGCGCTGAACGAGATGCCGAAGCCGCTGATCGCGCGGGTGCATGGCAACACTTTTGGTGGTGGTGTCGGGCTGATGAGCGTGTGCGACGCCGTCGTCGCGGCGGCGGGCGCAAAGTTCGGCCTGACGGAGGCGAGGCTTGGACTGATCCCGGCGACGATCAGTCCCTATGTCGTTGCCAGGATCGGCGAGGGAAGGGCGCGGCCGCTGTTCATGTCGGCACGGATCTTCGGTGCCGAAGAAGCGCTTGCCGCCGGTCTTGCGACGGTCGTGGTCGACGATGGACGCCTGGACGCCGCTGTCGATGCGGAAATCGCACCCTATCTTGCCGCCGCGCCACAAGCCGCCGGACGGGCCAAACGGCTGGCGCGATCGCTTGGCATGCCGATTACGGATGCAGTCATCGCGGCGACGATCGAGCAGCTTGCAGACACCTGGGAAACGGAGGAAGCCCGGGAAGGAGTCTCGGCTTTCTTCGATCGACGGACGCCCTCCTGGCAGTAA